From Danio rerio strain Tuebingen ecotype United States chromosome 7, GRCz12tu, whole genome shotgun sequence, the proteins below share one genomic window:
- the rplp2b gene encoding ribosomal protein, large P2 b → MRYVAAYLLAALGGKDSPSTGDIKKILESVGIEADDVRMSKVVAELNGKNVEEVIAQGFSKLASVPSGGAVAVSSAAAPSSGGSAAAPAAEEKKEEKKEESEESDDDMGFGLFD, encoded by the exons ATGCGTTACGTAGCTGCTTACCTGCTCGCTGCCCTTGGAGGCAAAGACAGTCCCAGCACAGGAGACATCAAGAAGATCCTGGAGAGCGTCGGCATTGAGGCTGATGACGTCCGTATGAGCAAG GTCGTGGCTGAGCTCAATGGCAAAAATGTGGAGGAGGTGATTGCCCAGG GTTTCAGTAAGCTGGCCAGTGTGCCGTCCGGTGGAGCTGTAGCAGTTTCCAGTGCCGCTGCACCATCCTCTGGAGGATCTGCTGCCGCCCCTGCCG CGGAGGAgaagaaagaagagaagaaaGAGGAGTCTGAGGAATCCGATGATGACATGGGATTCGGACTCTTTGACTAA